In Flavobacterium sp., a single window of DNA contains:
- a CDS encoding C40 family peptidase has translation MKTYFSVILISFIVFSSFTFKEKNKILIQKEQSSIDRDSIIVFAKKYLGTPYLYASSNPEKGFDCSGFVSYVFKNFGMTLPRSSSGYKNLGTALKPEDFKVGDILVFYGYKDKTVIGHLGIICEADGMRSKFIHASSGKAQQVTITSLDTEHYTNRFYKCIDVISK, from the coding sequence ATGAAAACCTACTTTTCAGTCATCTTGATTTCTTTTATTGTTTTTTCTTCTTTTACTTTTAAAGAGAAAAACAAAATTCTAATTCAAAAAGAACAATCTTCAATTGATCGGGATTCTATTATTGTTTTTGCCAAAAAATATTTGGGAACTCCTTATTTATATGCGAGCAGCAACCCGGAAAAAGGTTTTGACTGTTCTGGTTTTGTGAGTTATGTTTTTAAAAATTTTGGAATGACTTTACCGAGAAGTTCCAGCGGATATAAAAATTTAGGAACGGCATTAAAACCCGAAGATTTTAAGGTTGGAGATATTTTGGTTTTTTATGGCTATAAAGACAAAACCGTTATTGGTCATCTTGGTATAATTTGCGAGGCCGACGGAATGCGTTCTAAATTTATTCACGCTTCTTCAGGAAAAGCACAGCAAGTTACTATTACTTCACTTGATACAGAACATTATACAAATCGTTTTTATAAATGTATTGATGTAATTTCAAAATAA
- a CDS encoding aldo/keto reductase: MEYNRCGRSGLLLPEISLGLWHNFGSVDNFENAESIAVEAFDKGITHFDLANNYGPVPGSAEENFGKILWHNFQGNLRDEIVISTKAGYTMWKGPYGDWGSRKYLLSSLDQSLKRMSIDYVDIFYSHRPDPETPIEETMMALDHAVRSGKALYVGISNYSAEQTSVAVDVLKQLGTPCLIHQAKYSMLERWVENGLLDVLEEKGVGCIAFSPLAQGLLTDKYLNGIPENSRAHNPNGHLKEDEVTQERIQKLIQLNEIAQNRNQSLAQLALAWLQKDKRITSVLIGASSVKQLCNNIDCLQNTEFTHDELNAIEKILA; this comes from the coding sequence ATGGAATATAACAGATGTGGCAGAAGCGGATTATTACTGCCTGAAATTTCTTTAGGATTATGGCACAACTTCGGTTCGGTAGATAATTTTGAAAATGCCGAAAGTATTGCCGTTGAAGCTTTTGACAAAGGAATTACCCATTTTGATTTAGCCAATAATTATGGCCCGGTTCCGGGTTCTGCTGAAGAAAATTTCGGGAAAATATTATGGCATAATTTTCAGGGAAATCTGCGTGATGAAATCGTAATTTCGACAAAAGCCGGTTATACCATGTGGAAAGGGCCTTATGGTGATTGGGGTTCGAGAAAATATCTTCTTTCAAGTTTAGATCAGAGTTTGAAAAGAATGAGTATTGATTATGTAGATATTTTTTATTCCCATCGTCCAGATCCGGAAACGCCTATTGAAGAAACTATGATGGCACTGGATCACGCTGTTAGAAGCGGAAAAGCTTTATATGTAGGAATCAGTAATTATTCGGCAGAGCAGACTAGTGTTGCGGTTGATGTTTTAAAACAATTAGGAACGCCATGTTTGATTCATCAGGCGAAATATTCAATGTTGGAACGCTGGGTCGAGAACGGGTTATTGGACGTTTTAGAAGAAAAAGGAGTAGGCTGTATCGCATTTTCACCTTTGGCACAAGGACTTTTAACAGACAAATATTTAAACGGAATTCCGGAAAATTCAAGAGCGCATAATCCGAACGGACATTTAAAAGAAGATGAGGTGACGCAGGAAAGAATTCAGAAATTAATTCAATTAAACGAAATTGCGCAAAATAGAAATCAATCTTTAGCACAATTGGCTTTGGCGTGGCTTCAAAAAGACAAACGAATTACATCGGTTTTAATTGGTGCAAGTTCTGTAAAACAATTGTGCAATAATATTGATTGTTTGCAAAATACTGAATTTACGCATGATGAATTGAATGCGATTGAGAAGATATTAGCTTAA
- a CDS encoding DUF5615 family PIN-like protein: MKLLLDANISWRITKLIENDFPACFHSKDIPVNQPAKDLEIWEYARKNNFTILTHDDDFEKLLLLKGVPPKVIILKTFNKNTKQIAELLISKKDIIESFILNDELMILEVY, from the coding sequence ATGAAACTGCTTTTAGATGCCAATATTTCGTGGAGAATAACAAAACTTATTGAAAATGATTTCCCTGCTTGTTTTCATTCTAAAGATATTCCTGTAAATCAACCTGCAAAAGATTTAGAGATTTGGGAGTATGCTAGAAAAAACAATTTTACCATTCTCACGCATGATGATGATTTTGAAAAATTATTACTTCTTAAAGGAGTTCCTCCAAAAGTAATTATTTTAAAGACTTTCAATAAAAACACAAAACAAATAGCAGAACTTCTTATCTCAAAAAAAGATATTATAGAATCATTTATTCTAAATGACGAATTAATGATTTTAGAAGTTTATTAA
- a CDS encoding MBL fold metallo-hydrolase has protein sequence MKIHHLRNATLVIETEEHVILVDPMLGKRKTIAPFTIFRYKPKRNPLVALPKNSRDILTNVTHCLITHLHPDHIDKAGEVFLRRKSIPVICSAKDEKVLLQRGLNIVQTLEYWEPQPFLGGRIIGIPARHGYGWIAKLMGNVMGFHIELPNQKSIYISSDTIFTDDVQKALIELKPDIATVACGTARLDIGQPLLMRMNDIMKFTTLAPGKVFANHLEALNHCPTTREELRKALTENNLLSKVAIPSDGTSVDY, from the coding sequence ATGAAAATACATCATTTGCGAAATGCTACATTAGTAATTGAGACAGAGGAGCATGTTATTCTAGTTGACCCGATGCTAGGGAAAAGAAAAACTATTGCGCCTTTTACTATTTTCCGTTATAAGCCAAAACGAAATCCGCTTGTGGCTTTGCCAAAAAACAGCAGAGATATTTTAACCAATGTTACCCATTGTTTAATTACGCATTTACATCCCGATCATATCGACAAAGCAGGAGAAGTTTTTTTAAGAAGAAAAAGCATTCCGGTAATTTGCAGCGCAAAAGATGAAAAAGTGCTCTTACAAAGAGGTCTTAATATTGTACAAACTTTAGAGTATTGGGAACCTCAGCCTTTTTTAGGCGGAAGAATCATTGGTATTCCTGCCCGACATGGTTACGGCTGGATTGCAAAATTAATGGGAAATGTAATGGGTTTTCACATCGAACTTCCTAATCAAAAATCAATTTATATTAGTTCTGATACTATTTTTACAGATGATGTTCAAAAAGCTTTGATTGAACTTAAACCGGATATTGCAACCGTTGCCTGCGGTACTGCCAGATTAGATATCGGTCAGCCTTTATTGATGCGAATGAATGATATTATGAAATTTACAACACTCGCTCCTGGAAAAGTTTTTGCGAATCACCTTGAAGCTTTAAATCATTGCCCGACAACTCGTGAAGAATTAAGAAAAGCTTTGACTGAAAATAATCTTTTATCAAAAGTTGCCATTCCTAGTGATGGAACTAGTGTAGATTATTGA
- a CDS encoding DUF433 domain-containing protein, whose protein sequence is MNNNWQNLISINPDIRFGKPVITGTRICVSDILSWLSTGMSFDEIIEDFPELNKEHILAALAFAANRENITKIIAA, encoded by the coding sequence ATGAATAATAACTGGCAAAATTTAATTTCAATAAATCCTGATATAAGATTTGGTAAGCCTGTAATTACAGGAACCAGAATTTGTGTTTCAGATATCCTTTCATGGCTTTCGACAGGAATGTCTTTCGATGAAATTATTGAAGATTTTCCTGAATTAAATAAAGAACATATTCTTGCTGCTTTGGCTTTTGCAGCTAATAGAGAAAATATCACAAAAATAATTGCGGCATAA
- a CDS encoding HAMP domain-containing sensor histidine kinase, which yields MKINKLNSIIVLGLVAIISILVAQLLWTKEAFTIEQKKLSQKAHIALLEVAKKLYEGTSHELPAQSPVQKISNDYYIVNVDNEFEPDILEFYLKTEFKKMNITTDFEYAMYNCQSDEMIYGDYISLSKKKSECKKTVYFPKHKNLVYYFAVRFPNETTYLFSSMRFWFVLSIMLILILLIYVYSIFTLLQQKKYSELQRDFINNMTHEFKTPLSSILIASKYLSEQNPIKEDKKLHTYTEIIINQSNKLNHHVEKILNIAKSDHTPLELKKEPVLIVPIIEEAIENIQLKYPDAIINIESSSKEFLLETDVFHFGNLVYNLLDNAVKYCNKKPEITIKIVEENSTLKLEFIDNGIGISSKKLSYIFDKFYRIQNEKSNEVNGFGLGLYYVKEICNLQNWKIKAENNTENGVTLTLSIPYKK from the coding sequence TTGAAAATTAATAAACTCAATAGTATTATCGTTTTAGGTTTGGTCGCCATTATCAGTATTTTGGTGGCGCAATTGCTTTGGACGAAAGAAGCTTTTACGATAGAACAAAAAAAGCTGAGCCAAAAGGCACATATTGCACTTCTTGAAGTGGCTAAAAAATTGTATGAGGGAACGAGCCACGAACTACCGGCGCAAAGTCCGGTACAGAAAATTTCGAATGACTATTATATTGTAAATGTTGATAATGAATTTGAGCCTGATATTTTAGAATTTTATCTAAAAACAGAATTCAAAAAAATGAATATTACGACCGATTTTGAATATGCGATGTACAATTGCCAGAGCGATGAAATGATTTATGGCGATTATATTTCGTTATCGAAAAAAAAATCGGAATGTAAAAAGACGGTTTATTTCCCGAAGCATAAAAATTTAGTCTACTATTTTGCGGTTCGTTTTCCGAATGAAACGACTTATTTATTTAGTTCGATGCGCTTTTGGTTTGTGCTTTCAATTATGTTGATTTTGATTTTATTGATTTACGTTTATTCGATTTTTACGCTTTTACAGCAAAAAAAATATTCTGAATTGCAGCGTGATTTTATCAATAATATGACGCATGAATTTAAAACGCCTTTGTCTTCTATTTTAATTGCTTCGAAATATTTAAGCGAACAAAACCCGATTAAAGAGGATAAAAAACTGCATACTTATACGGAGATTATTATCAATCAAAGTAATAAACTGAATCATCATGTTGAGAAGATTTTAAATATTGCAAAATCAGATCATACGCCTTTAGAATTAAAAAAAGAACCGGTTTTAATTGTTCCGATTATTGAAGAAGCAATTGAAAATATTCAGCTTAAATATCCAGATGCTATTATTAATATTGAAAGTTCGTCGAAGGAATTTTTATTAGAAACTGATGTTTTTCACTTTGGAAATCTGGTTTATAATCTTTTAGATAATGCAGTTAAATACTGCAATAAAAAACCCGAAATTACGATTAAGATTGTAGAAGAAAATTCAACTTTAAAATTAGAATTTATCGATAACGGAATTGGGATTTCTTCTAAAAAATTATCTTATATCTTTGATAAGTTTTACCGTATTCAAAACGAAAAAAGTAATGAAGTAAATGGTTTTGGTCTTGGTTTATATTATGTAAAAGAAATTTGTAATTTACAGAACTGGAAAATAAAAGCCGAAAACAATACTGAAAATGGAGTTACTTTAACTTTGTCAATTCCTTATAAAAAATGA
- a CDS encoding GDSL-type esterase/lipase family protein, with protein MFLKKNALLILFLLISIISTSQNKNTFLYNGRVDKLQNNQVILIGTASSVSFNFTGNECSISLQSVDSYEHHNYVQLVLDGKYIGKIKIEKGSVQSFPIKITSNKKEHHLEIYKNTEAQSGNILFAGTTAKLTSISSKKKKKIEFIGDSITCGAASDSSDIPCNEGEYMDHHNGYYAYGPSAAREINADYLMSCVSGIGIYRNWNDENKDEAIMPDIYQNLYLTKDPSKPKYDFAFQPNIISIALGTNDFSGGDGKKERLPFNPEKYVSNYINFIKMLYEHNPNAQIVITNSPMVGGDRAVVFEDCLNKVKNAFAEDKQHKPIQIFKFKPMTPKGCLGHPDVADEKVMADQYAPFLKKLLNEK; from the coding sequence ATGTTTCTCAAAAAAAATGCACTTTTAATTTTGTTTTTGCTGATTTCGATTATTTCGACATCGCAAAATAAAAATACTTTTCTTTATAACGGAAGAGTTGATAAACTTCAAAACAATCAGGTTATTTTAATCGGAACCGCATCTTCTGTATCTTTTAATTTTACAGGAAATGAATGTTCAATTTCACTTCAAAGCGTTGATTCATACGAACATCATAATTATGTTCAGCTGGTTTTGGATGGAAAATATATTGGAAAAATCAAAATTGAAAAAGGTTCAGTACAATCATTTCCAATAAAAATCACTTCAAACAAAAAAGAACATCATTTAGAAATCTATAAAAATACCGAAGCTCAAAGTGGTAATATTCTCTTTGCCGGAACAACTGCAAAACTGACGTCAATTTCGTCTAAAAAGAAAAAGAAAATTGAGTTTATCGGCGATTCCATTACTTGCGGAGCGGCCAGCGATTCGTCTGATATTCCATGTAATGAAGGTGAATATATGGATCATCATAACGGTTATTACGCATACGGACCAAGTGCGGCCAGAGAAATTAATGCTGATTATTTGATGAGCTGCGTTTCTGGAATTGGAATTTACAGAAACTGGAACGATGAAAATAAAGACGAAGCCATAATGCCGGATATCTATCAAAATCTTTATTTGACAAAAGATCCGTCAAAACCTAAATACGATTTTGCTTTTCAGCCCAATATTATCAGCATTGCTTTAGGAACAAATGATTTTTCTGGCGGAGATGGAAAGAAAGAACGCCTGCCTTTTAATCCCGAAAAATATGTTTCGAATTACATCAACTTTATAAAAATGCTCTACGAACACAATCCAAATGCTCAGATTGTAATTACAAACAGCCCAATGGTTGGCGGAGACAGAGCAGTTGTTTTTGAAGATTGTCTGAATAAAGTAAAAAACGCTTTCGCGGAAGATAAACAGCACAAACCCATTCAGATTTTCAAATTTAAACCCATGACACCAAAAGGTTGTTTAGGTCATCCGGATGTGGCAGATGAAAAAGTTATGGCCGATCAATATGCTCCATTTTTAAAAAAGCTTTTAAATGAAAAATAA
- a CDS encoding sialate O-acetylesterase: MKNNLLFVFFLMICFSATANVTLPNIFGDNMVLQRNSGVKIWGWANPKEEIKLVSSWNNQEYKTVASNLAKWELTIKTPEAGGPYIISIKGYNEVVLKNILIGEVWICSGQSNMEMSASWGIENGDEEVKNAANPNIRFFTVSKSTATSPQNNVLGNWVESTPETMKYFSAVGYFFAKRLREDLKNVPIGLISSNWGGTPAEIWMPEEVIQNNPILLENAKKLSEQEYGPHQPGRAYNAMIAPIVGFKIAGTIWYQGESNVGSLVYDKTLGALITSWRKNWNDEFPFYFVQIAPYKTGTNNFSNVTVRNSQRKILKEIPKTGMVLTSDISDTIDIHPKNKKSVGIRLANLALAEVYKVNSNLVNGPLFKEIKIEKNKVIVSFDYADGLYFKNKISNQFEVAGADGVFVPAEASIKNNQVILISKKVPNPAKVRFAWGNTTQSDLFNKANLPASCFTTE; encoded by the coding sequence ATGAAAAATAATTTACTATTCGTTTTCTTTTTAATGATTTGCTTTTCAGCAACGGCAAATGTTACGCTTCCGAATATCTTTGGAGACAATATGGTTTTACAGCGCAATTCTGGAGTAAAAATCTGGGGCTGGGCAAATCCGAAAGAAGAAATAAAGTTAGTTTCAAGCTGGAATAATCAGGAATATAAAACCGTTGCAAGCAATCTGGCCAAATGGGAACTTACCATTAAAACTCCCGAAGCAGGCGGACCTTATATAATTTCAATAAAAGGATATAATGAAGTTGTTTTAAAAAATATTTTAATTGGTGAAGTCTGGATTTGTTCCGGACAATCCAACATGGAAATGTCGGCAAGCTGGGGAATCGAAAATGGTGATGAAGAAGTAAAAAATGCTGCAAATCCGAATATCCGTTTTTTTACCGTTTCTAAATCTACAGCGACAAGTCCGCAGAATAATGTATTAGGAAATTGGGTTGAATCGACTCCGGAAACTATGAAATATTTCAGCGCCGTTGGCTACTTTTTTGCAAAACGTTTACGCGAAGATTTAAAAAATGTTCCAATTGGTTTAATTTCTTCCAACTGGGGCGGAACTCCTGCAGAAATCTGGATGCCGGAAGAAGTTATCCAAAACAATCCCATTTTATTAGAAAATGCCAAAAAACTAAGCGAACAAGAATATGGTCCGCACCAACCCGGACGTGCCTATAATGCTATGATTGCTCCAATTGTAGGTTTTAAAATTGCAGGAACAATTTGGTATCAGGGCGAATCAAATGTTGGTTCTTTGGTTTATGATAAAACTTTAGGCGCCTTAATTACTTCGTGGAGAAAAAACTGGAATGACGAATTTCCTTTTTATTTCGTTCAAATTGCACCTTATAAAACAGGAACAAATAATTTCTCAAACGTAACGGTTAGAAATTCTCAAAGAAAGATTTTAAAAGAAATTCCGAAAACAGGAATGGTTTTGACTTCGGATATTTCGGATACGATTGATATTCATCCAAAGAATAAAAAATCAGTCGGAATTCGTCTGGCAAATCTGGCTTTAGCCGAAGTTTATAAAGTGAATTCAAATTTGGTTAATGGCCCGCTTTTTAAAGAAATAAAAATTGAGAAAAACAAAGTAATCGTTTCTTTTGATTATGCTGACGGATTGTACTTTAAAAACAAAATTTCGAATCAATTTGAAGTCGCCGGAGCTGATGGAGTTTTTGTTCCTGCAGAAGCTTCAATCAAAAATAATCAGGTGATTTTGATAAGTAAAAAAGTGCCAAACCCTGCAAAAGTGAGATTTGCATGGGGAAATACCACGCAGTCTGATTTGTTTAATAAGGCTAATTTACCTGCTTCTTGTTTTACGACAGAGTGA
- a CDS encoding DUF1573 domain-containing protein: MKIIKISMLVLALSLMSFSAIAPVKSLVSETKVSTAESTIVWKAETIDVGQIPQGTPKAIVYEFKNTGKTAVVITQVQGSCGCTATDYTKEPIQPGKSAKVTATYNAANKGAFTKTVTVTTSAETTPKILTLKGTVI; this comes from the coding sequence ATGAAAATCATTAAAATTTCTATGCTGGTTTTGGCTTTAAGCCTAATGTCTTTTTCAGCAATTGCTCCGGTAAAATCATTAGTTTCTGAAACAAAAGTTTCGACAGCAGAATCTACAATTGTTTGGAAAGCTGAAACAATCGATGTGGGACAAATTCCGCAAGGAACACCAAAAGCAATTGTTTATGAGTTTAAAAACACAGGAAAAACAGCCGTTGTAATTACACAAGTTCAGGGATCATGCGGTTGTACTGCGACAGATTATACAAAAGAACCAATTCAGCCTGGTAAATCTGCAAAAGTTACTGCAACTTACAATGCAGCAAACAAAGGTGCTTTTACAAAAACAGTTACAGTTACTACAAGTGCTGAAACAACTCCAAAAATACTTACTTTAAAGGGGACAGTTATTTAA
- a CDS encoding response regulator transcription factor produces the protein MKNFKILYTEDDETLAFLTKDNLEQNNYEVIHCTNGKSGLEVFKNEDFDICIFDIMMPKMDGFQLAEEVRKIDTDVPIIFLSAKTLKEDRIKGLRLGADDYLVKPFSIEELILKIEIFLKRSQKNNKIEKSVYEIGKYQFDTKNFILFNDEEKVGLTQREAELLKLFIDNKNLVLKREQILTALWGTDDYFMGRSLDVFISRLRKILSNEKGISIENLHGIGFRFSIQ, from the coding sequence ATGAAAAATTTCAAAATACTTTACACAGAAGACGACGAAACGTTAGCGTTTTTAACCAAAGATAATCTGGAGCAGAATAATTATGAAGTTATTCATTGTACCAACGGAAAATCTGGTCTGGAGGTTTTTAAAAATGAAGATTTTGATATTTGCATTTTTGATATAATGATGCCTAAAATGGATGGTTTTCAACTGGCTGAGGAAGTGCGGAAAATCGATACTGACGTGCCTATTATTTTTCTTTCGGCAAAAACTTTAAAAGAAGATCGTATAAAAGGGCTTCGTCTTGGCGCTGATGATTATTTGGTAAAACCTTTTAGTATTGAAGAATTAATTCTGAAAATTGAAATTTTCCTGAAACGTTCTCAAAAAAATAATAAGATTGAAAAATCGGTTTATGAAATTGGTAAATATCAATTTGACACCAAAAATTTTATTCTTTTTAATGATGAAGAAAAAGTAGGTCTTACACAACGAGAAGCCGAATTGTTAAAGCTTTTCATTGACAATAAAAATCTGGTTTTAAAAAGAGAACAAATCCTAACGGCACTTTGGGGAACTGATGATTATTTTATGGGAAGAAGTCTTGATGTTTTTATTTCGAGACTGCGTAAAATTTTATCTAATGAAAAGGGGATTTCTATAGAAAATCTGCACGGAATTGGGTTTAGATTTTCGATTCAATAA
- the bglX gene encoding beta-glucosidase BglX: protein MKNKKIIIIGVLSLFTVGNMNAQKKPYLDKNKTVEQRIDLLLPLMTLEEKVGQMNQYNGFWDVTGPAPKGGTAELKYEHLRKGLVGSMLTVRGVKEVRTVQKIAVEETRLGIPLIIGFDVIHGYKTLSPIPLAEAASWDLEAIKKSAAIAADEASASGINWTFGPNVDVANDARWGRVMEGAGEDPYLGSKVGYARVKGFQGETVADLAKVNTIAACAKHFAAYGYVEAGLEYNIVDISNSKLYNSVLPPFEATVEAGVRTFMNSFNTLNGVPATGNAFLQRDILKGKWKFDGFVISDYASIREMIAHGYAKDEADATAKAVIAGSDMDMESYLYVAKLVDLVKSGKVKESLVDDAVRRILRVKFELGLFDDPYRYCDEKREKEVVGSKANNEGVLDMAKKSIVLLKNEKNLLPLKKSGQKIALIGALANDKNSPLGSWRIAADDNTAVSVLEGMQQYKDNQLTFEKGVDLLKQKATFLTETVFNTTDKSGFEAAKTAAKNADVVVMVLGEYGFQSGEGRSRTDLNLPGLQQELLEEIYKVNPNVVLVLNNGRPLSIPWAAENIPAIVEAWHLGTQSGNAIAQVLYGDYNPSGKLPMSFPRNVGQVPIYYNKYSTGRPADSDKNVFWSHYMDVEKTPQFPFGFGLSYTTFDYKNLKVNKTAFAKGEKVQISVEVTNTGNYDGKEVVQLYIHDEYASIVRPIKELKGFELVNLKKGETKTVNFTLTDKELGFYNNEGNYLVEPGTFKIMVGGSSDKGLQSGFEIKE from the coding sequence ATGAAAAATAAAAAAATAATAATTATTGGGGTTTTGTCCCTGTTTACCGTTGGAAATATGAATGCACAAAAAAAGCCGTATTTGGATAAAAATAAAACTGTTGAGCAAAGAATCGATTTGCTTTTACCGTTAATGACGTTGGAAGAAAAAGTAGGGCAGATGAACCAATATAATGGTTTTTGGGATGTTACGGGACCTGCCCCAAAAGGCGGAACTGCAGAACTGAAATATGAGCATTTAAGAAAAGGTTTAGTTGGTTCGATGCTGACGGTTCGCGGTGTAAAAGAAGTTCGCACCGTACAGAAAATTGCGGTTGAAGAAACACGATTAGGAATTCCGTTAATTATTGGTTTTGACGTAATACATGGTTATAAAACGTTAAGCCCGATTCCGTTGGCAGAAGCAGCAAGCTGGGATTTAGAAGCGATTAAAAAATCGGCGGCGATTGCAGCAGATGAAGCTTCGGCATCTGGAATAAACTGGACGTTTGGGCCAAATGTAGATGTTGCAAATGATGCACGCTGGGGACGTGTGATGGAAGGCGCGGGAGAAGATCCGTATTTGGGAAGTAAAGTGGGTTATGCCAGAGTAAAAGGTTTTCAGGGAGAAACAGTTGCTGATTTAGCTAAAGTAAATACGATTGCGGCTTGTGCAAAACACTTTGCAGCTTACGGTTATGTTGAGGCAGGATTGGAATATAATATTGTAGATATCAGTAATTCTAAATTGTACAATTCTGTTTTACCTCCGTTTGAAGCGACTGTAGAAGCCGGAGTTCGTACATTTATGAATTCGTTTAATACTTTAAATGGCGTTCCGGCAACTGGAAATGCTTTTTTACAAAGAGATATTTTAAAAGGAAAATGGAAGTTTGACGGATTTGTGATTTCAGATTATGCTTCGATTCGCGAAATGATTGCACACGGATATGCAAAAGACGAAGCCGATGCAACGGCAAAAGCTGTTATTGCTGGTTCTGATATGGATATGGAATCGTATTTATATGTAGCAAAATTGGTTGATTTGGTAAAATCTGGAAAAGTAAAAGAATCTTTGGTTGATGATGCTGTTCGAAGAATTCTTCGTGTGAAATTTGAATTGGGTTTATTTGATGATCCGTATAGATATTGTGATGAAAAACGTGAGAAAGAAGTTGTTGGAAGTAAAGCTAATAACGAAGGCGTTTTAGACATGGCGAAAAAATCTATTGTATTATTAAAGAATGAAAAGAATTTGCTTCCGCTAAAAAAATCAGGACAAAAAATTGCTTTGATTGGTGCTTTAGCAAACGATAAAAATAGTCCATTGGGAAGCTGGAGAATTGCCGCTGATGATAATACTGCGGTATCAGTTTTAGAAGGAATGCAGCAATACAAAGACAATCAATTGACTTTTGAAAAAGGAGTTGATTTATTGAAACAAAAAGCAACTTTCTTAACAGAAACGGTTTTCAATACAACAGACAAAAGCGGATTTGAAGCGGCAAAAACTGCTGCAAAAAATGCAGATGTTGTCGTAATGGTTTTAGGTGAATACGGTTTTCAAAGCGGAGAAGGAAGAAGTAGAACAGATTTAAATTTACCAGGTTTACAACAAGAATTACTAGAAGAAATTTATAAAGTAAATCCAAATGTAGTTTTGGTTTTGAATAACGGTCGCCCGTTGAGTATTCCGTGGGCTGCAGAAAATATTCCGGCTATTGTTGAAGCATGGCATTTAGGAACTCAGTCAGGAAATGCGATTGCACAGGTTTTATATGGAGATTATAACCCAAGTGGGAAACTGCCTATGTCGTTTCCTAGAAATGTAGGTCAAGTTCCAATTTATTATAACAAATACAGCACAGGAAGACCAGCAGATAGTGATAAAAATGTTTTCTGGTCACATTATATGGATGTGGAGAAAACGCCTCAATTTCCGTTTGGTTTTGGATTGAGTTACACAACTTTCGATTATAAAAATCTGAAAGTAAATAAAACTGCTTTTGCGAAAGGAGAAAAAGTTCAGATTAGTGTTGAGGTTACAAATACTGGAAATTATGATGGAAAAGAAGTTGTACAACTTTACATTCATGATGAATACGCAAGTATTGTTCGTCCGATAAAAGAATTGAAAGGTTTTGAATTGGTAAATTTGAAAAAAGGAGAAACTAAAACGGTAAACTTTACTTTAACGGATAAAGAACTTGGTTTTTATAATAACGAAGGGAATTATTTAGTTGAACCTGGAACTTTTAAAATTATGGTTGGAGGAAGCTCGGATAAAGGTTTGCAGAGTGGTTTTGAGATAAAAGAATAA